From Microcystis aeruginosa NIES-2549, a single genomic window includes:
- a CDS encoding Txe/YoeB family addiction module toxin — protein sequence MVDLIDDILRHPFSGIGKPEPLKHQLKGYWSRRINDEHRLVYKITETEIIIISCKFHYD from the coding sequence ATCGTTGATTTAATTGACGACATATTGCGCCATCCCTTCTCTGGAATCGGTAAACCCGAACCCTTAAAACATCAACTCAAGGGTTATTGGTCAAGACGCATTAATGATGAACATCGCTTAGTTTATAAAATTACAGAAACAGAAATTATTATTATCAGTTGTAAATTTCATTATGACTAG
- a CDS encoding DUF3536 domain-containing protein, with translation MTYLVEHPSTTFYSYTDTGVDPLKTAHGVYITVHGHFYQPPRENPYLDRIERQPSAHPFHNWNERIHHECYRANAFARIYNDRGEVIKIVNNYEYLSFNIGATLMSWMQYHDPEVYQRILTADQKSCQRLNGHGNAIAQVYNHIILPLANKQDKYTQIRWGKADFQHRFGRDPEGMWLAETAIDLATVTALIDEGIKFTILAPSQALRCRPFPSDHDPHPQWHAVAGGQIDPTRPYRCYIPDGRYLDIFFYDGPISRDMGFNDVLASSDFLVGRLGQAIKGDHRPSQLISVATDGETFGHHKQGTEKCLSYAFTESFPKNGWTVTNFAHYLSICPPTWEVELKPVTAWSCFHGVNRWQDDCGCGGGGNYQQKWRKPLRESLNWLRDELIKVYEIQGREFFRDPWQTRDDYIAVILDRSPDAIEHFLALHQSRNLSKSEKIDALRLLEMQRQALLMFTSCGWFFEEISRPEGTQILRYAGRALELAGEVAGIQLEMNFLSRLAFASSNVKLYQDGADVYRQLVTSARVDLEQVAAHYAISSLFTNYPSHHRIYCYNTRQLDYQKQAIGSLTLAVGQVELTSEITQESEHFVFAVLHLGGWDFYCCIQPFNGRLIYTNLKDHLFESLQQASVSTMIVEMGRGLGENFFALPHLFADERHRIMQKVTAETKKRLDQLYTQVYRDNYGILAAFQRDELPVPQELQVAADIAISHRCLQVINTLEKDFEQRQATENNLDQLLAIAKEANHLRCQLNIPEARQTLESLLWQSLWKLLHDGDPLTAEEDTRLITRLIEVSQQLNLGLSLDRSQELYYNYFHERLVPNCLRSNSIDASCPWPMTQLKWLLLLGQVLKVDVSIWL, from the coding sequence ATGACTTATCTTGTTGAACATCCTTCTACAACCTTTTATTCCTATACCGATACGGGGGTCGATCCCCTGAAAACCGCTCACGGAGTTTATATCACGGTTCACGGACATTTTTACCAACCACCGCGAGAAAATCCCTATCTAGACAGAATTGAACGGCAACCGAGCGCCCATCCCTTCCATAATTGGAATGAACGCATCCATCACGAGTGTTATCGTGCCAATGCTTTTGCACGCATTTACAATGACCGGGGGGAAGTAATCAAAATAGTCAATAACTACGAATATCTCAGCTTTAACATCGGGGCCACCCTAATGTCATGGATGCAATACCATGATCCCGAAGTTTACCAACGCATCCTGACAGCGGATCAAAAAAGTTGTCAACGCTTAAACGGTCATGGTAACGCCATCGCCCAGGTCTATAATCATATCATTCTGCCCCTAGCCAACAAACAGGACAAATACACCCAAATTCGCTGGGGAAAAGCCGATTTTCAGCATCGTTTCGGCCGTGATCCCGAAGGAATGTGGTTAGCGGAAACAGCCATTGATTTAGCCACAGTGACAGCTTTAATCGATGAGGGGATTAAATTCACCATTTTAGCCCCTTCCCAGGCCCTGCGCTGTCGTCCTTTCCCTAGCGACCATGATCCCCATCCCCAATGGCACGCGGTGGCCGGAGGTCAAATCGATCCCACCCGTCCCTATCGCTGTTACATCCCCGATGGTCGTTATCTGGATATTTTCTTCTACGATGGTCCAATTTCTCGGGATATGGGCTTTAATGATGTCCTAGCCAGCAGTGATTTTCTCGTCGGTCGTCTGGGACAGGCAATTAAAGGGGATCATCGTCCCTCCCAGTTAATCAGCGTCGCTACCGATGGGGAAACCTTCGGCCACCACAAACAGGGGACAGAGAAGTGTCTTAGCTATGCTTTTACGGAATCTTTCCCTAAAAACGGCTGGACAGTCACCAATTTTGCCCATTATCTCAGTATTTGCCCCCCCACTTGGGAAGTGGAATTAAAACCCGTGACCGCATGGAGTTGCTTCCATGGCGTAAATCGTTGGCAGGATGACTGTGGTTGTGGGGGAGGGGGAAATTACCAGCAAAAATGGCGTAAACCCCTGCGGGAGTCCCTAAATTGGCTCAGAGATGAGTTAATTAAGGTTTATGAGATTCAGGGACGGGAATTTTTCCGGGATCCTTGGCAGACAAGGGATGACTACATTGCAGTTATTTTAGATCGATCCCCAGACGCGATCGAACATTTCCTCGCTTTGCATCAAAGTCGCAACCTGAGTAAAAGCGAGAAAATCGATGCTTTGCGTTTATTAGAAATGCAAAGACAGGCTTTATTGATGTTTACCAGTTGTGGCTGGTTTTTTGAGGAAATTTCTCGACCTGAAGGCACGCAAATTTTGAGATATGCTGGCCGGGCCCTGGAATTAGCCGGAGAAGTGGCCGGAATTCAATTAGAAATGAATTTCCTCAGTCGTCTAGCTTTCGCTTCCAGTAACGTTAAGTTATATCAAGATGGGGCTGATGTCTATCGACAATTGGTCACTTCTGCGCGGGTGGATTTGGAACAGGTGGCGGCCCATTACGCTATTAGTTCTCTATTTACCAATTATCCCAGTCATCATCGGATTTATTGTTACAATACCCGTCAATTAGATTATCAAAAACAAGCGATCGGGTCTTTAACTTTAGCGGTGGGACAGGTGGAATTAACCTCGGAAATTACCCAAGAAAGTGAACATTTTGTCTTTGCTGTTCTACATTTAGGAGGTTGGGATTTTTACTGCTGTATTCAACCTTTTAACGGTCGGTTAATCTATACCAATCTTAAGGACCATCTCTTTGAATCTTTACAACAGGCCAGTGTCTCAACCATGATCGTAGAAATGGGGCGCGGATTGGGAGAAAACTTTTTTGCTTTACCCCATCTTTTTGCCGACGAAAGACACCGGATCATGCAGAAGGTGACAGCCGAAACTAAAAAACGTCTCGATCAATTATACACCCAAGTTTATCGGGATAATTACGGCATTTTAGCGGCTTTCCAACGGGATGAGCTGCCCGTACCTCAAGAGTTACAGGTAGCGGCCGATATTGCCATTTCTCACCGTTGTTTACAGGTGATTAATACCCTAGAAAAAGATTTTGAGCAGCGGCAAGCGACGGAAAATAATCTCGATCAATTATTGGCTATTGCTAAGGAAGCCAATCATTTACGCTGTCAATTAAATATTCCCGAAGCGCGTCAAACCTTAGAAAGTCTGCTCTGGCAATCTCTTTGGAAATTATTACACGATGGCGATCCTTTAACGGCGGAGGAGGATACTCGCTTAATCACCCGTTTAATTGAAGTTAGCCAACAATTAAACCTAGGATTATCCCTCGATCGCTCTCAGGAATTATACTATAATTATTTCCACGAGCGTCTAGTTCCTAATTGTTTGCGGTCTAATTCAATAGATGCTTCCTGTCCCTGGCCGATGACTCAATTAAAATGGTTATTACTATTAGGACAGGTGTTAAAAGTTGATGTGAGTATTTGGCTGTAA